gtgctcctgaaTTGAGCTTCCTTACTAAGCAAACGAAGaaccattgataatagaagtaaattagaaagttgtgtaaaatcggatgttctatctgaatcatgaaagaaacactttgtaatagaagtgaatttaaaagtgtcttaaaatgacatactctatctgaatcatacaagtgtcattttgactttcctatccctttaaggcaggggGGCTGCTGTTGATTACTGACTGCCTGAGAGTCCTCCCAACCCATTTCCCCAGGTGCAGAAGTggagttaaatttaatttattggAGGATTGCCAGCTGTCCTCTCCTTGAATGACAGTAACACAAAATCCTATGATTTTTTTTAACCCTCTTAGCCTTGGTCATAATGAATATGAAGTCAGCTATGTAATGAATAAAGGAGAATAATGTCTTAATAATTTAGCTGCCAATCATGAGacattaattaaaaattacatttaagtGTCAACTTACTCCTGCAATATGACTGGTCCCTATAATGTTTGTATTTTGTGTAGTTAGCCAGACTTTCCTTCTATGTTGTTTACTAATCTGAGCAgctttaaaaattcaaacaccaGCTTTTCTAATGAAGTGGAATGgcttaaaaatgaaacaaaaacacTAATAAGTTGTTTCACAGAAATCTGTAAAGATTGGAATGAGCTCTGTGTTGTTAAACCCCTgctgatgagttaaagggacagtctaccatagaattgttattgttttaaaagatagataatccctttattacccattccccagttttgcataactaacactgttatattaatgtactttttacctctgtgattaccttgtatctaggaaccttcttccagccccctgatcacatgactgtgactgtttattatctattgtcttaaatttagcattgttttgtgctagatcttaaataaccccctgtgcctgaacacagtgttatctatatggcccacatgtactttctgtctctttgtgttgaaaaggcaATTATAAAGcaagtgataagaggcagccctcaaaggcttagaaattagcatatgagcctacctaggtttagtttaaactaagaataccaagagaataaagcaaatttgatgataaaagtaaattggaaagttgtttaaaattaaaagtcctgtctgaataatgaaagtttaatttatactagactgtccctttaaagtgcatctGGTACATTACAAATAAtgaaccaatcagaggaggcatatgtacatattctccAATTATTGTCTGTATTAAAATCTAGAGTAGCACAGGTTATATACATTTAGCAATTAAattgaagttgtttaaaaataaaaatgcccttataatatatagataaattaatgtattttaaaccaaataattcattttaaataaacaagaCACAGGTTTTAGtttcaacaaaacaaaaaagcaggaAAAGCGACCAAAATCTTGAAAACACTTCAGTCTTCTGTGGGGGGGTTTCGCGCATAACCAGTTATAGTCAGTTTTATCTTCTGAGTTATGACAGAAAACGTGCGGACCCCTTTATcgtttattatattaaaacaacacagacgaatacattttttttccacattttaagACCACTTTGTGAAGCTCAATACGTGCACGCGCGGCCCATCCATCCTTCAGGCTATGGAGCCTAACCCCATGACGTCACCGAAAGGCTCGCGCAGCAGAGAGAGCCATGGAAACGCGAATGTCTCGCGCTCCGAGCACGCGCCACCGGAAGTGGAAACCCAGTGCGCCGCGTTCCCTCAGACGCCGCTTCCGGCGGGACGGGACAAGGAGCTCCACCGCCCATGACCGGTAGCTCCGCCGGGATGTTCTCCTAAACCGGAATAATAAttccttgttgttttttttcccttttggatTTTAAATACCCGCCTCCCCTTGGTTTTGTGCTGTTGGTGAAGGAGCCTGACGATGGATTAAGGAAGGCCGGGGAGCCGCGGACGGCGTTTTTCGCCCCGGTATTtttttgttttcgttttttttttaagcGACCCATTGAGtgatttgctttgtttttatcgatgatgtgtttttGATTTCATTCATATTTTTCTCTATTATTGAAAATATCCAGGCCCCACGTTTCTAGTCTCCGTTACCGCACTGTCACCGTTAGCTTCTTTTATAAACTAGAGCTGCTGCTGCAGAGACAATGGCTTCTTCTTCAGGGAACGATGACGATCTTACTATCCCCAGGGCTGCAATTAATAAGATGATTAAAGAAACTCTGCCCAATGTCAGGGTGGCTAATGATGCCCGGGAGCTGGTGGTGAACTGCTGCACCGAGTTTATTCACCTTATCTCCTCGGAAGCCAACGAGATCTGCAACAAGTCCGAGAAAAAGACAATCTCCCCCGAGCATGTAATACAGGGTGAGTGTTTTCATTCAGCACATGTGCACTGCTGGCTTTATACACAGTATACCTGACTGTACAATGCATGAGAACAGCTGGCTGAGAACTAATGAACTGAGCAACCACTGGCAAGAAACGAGATAAAAGCGAAAGTACAAGTCATTAAACTCCTGGTTTAAGTAGTGCAAGTGATTCTAAGAGAGTTCAATTTACATGTAgtgtcaaatgtactttgttctttggtatcctatgttgaaaagcatacctaagtaggcctaGGAACGACAGCTAGCACtcatgtcttttaaagggacagtctacaccagaatttttattatttaaaaacataatctctattacccattccccagttttgtataaccaacactgttatattaatgttttacctctgtgattaccttgtatctaagcctctgcagactgtccccttatctcagtgctttgacagacatgcagtttagccaatcaatgcagactcctaaataactccacaggactgagcacaatgttatctatatgacacacatgaactagtactgtctgagCTAAGAGGCTGTTTTCACCGGTTTattaatcagtttgagcctacctaggtttagcttttcaaaaataccaccaagggaacaaggcaaatttgatgataaaaaatcatttggaaagttgtttaaaattgcacgctctatctgaatcatgaaagtttttaattttgactagactgtccctttaactttggcgTAGATGTGTGCGTTGCTGCTCAGtcgctgactttaactatgtgtttactacCCCATTTGCTGGGAATAAACAcactgtttttgtttaaaaagatagataaggcttttactacccattccccagctttgcacaatcaacattgttatattaatatactttataacctttaaacctctacatttctgcctgtttctaagccactagagacagcctcttatcacatgcttttcacaacaggggatgctagtttatgtgagccatattgataccattgtgctcacacctgtgggttgtggcagacactgcactaattggataaaatgcaagtcaatagataataaagtcatgtgatcaaggggctgtcagaagaggcttagatacaaggtaatcacagaggttaaacgtgtattaatataactgtgttggttatgcaaaactggggaatgggtaataaagggattatctatctttttaagcataaaaaaaatgtgttgactgtccctttaaacaatgtctTGCATTATGGGAAATGATAACATAATACAAGGCACAACCATTGCTCTGCATAGCCACATAGTTTAACATGCTGGAGCataaagcatatctagaaatgctgcacatgcacagtaaaagctccAATTAAAACGTGATAGCTTTTGATAGAAACATTTTTGTGTATTtcaaaaatgcttcaattcaaaTTTGAAAAGCAACAATATACTTTcagttttgtctggaatgtccctttaatgattctacAAGTCCCATCTGTCTTTCTTTGGATGATCTCATTTACTGCAGAGgttgacatattaaagggacagtaaatacattgtaattacaagaccttTCTGTTGTGGCGTTCTAGAATAACATAGCCAATTCTTagcgtttttaaaacaaatttaacatccattttactgcagttatttttaaagagacatgcaacacaatttttttcattcataatttcaataaaacatacaatttttcaacttacttcctttatctaatttgcttcattctcttgctatcctttgttggtaagcatacctaggtaagctcaggagctgagctagctgctgattggtggctgtacatatttcTCATGATTGGCTTAccattgtgttcagttagctcccagtagtgcattgatgcttcttcaagataggataccaagagaattaaagggataggaaagtcaaaattaaacttgcatgattcagatagaacatttaattttaagacacttttaaattcacttctgttttcaaatgtgctttgttctcttggtatcccttgttgcaaaatgatatgcacatatcatacactagtgggagctgctgctgattggtgcctgcacctacatttgtctcttgtgattggctaactagatgtgttcagctagctgccagtagtgcaatgctgttccttcagcactggataacaagagaatgaagcaaatttgataagacgtGAATTGGAaagtactgtagtttaaaattgcatgttctgtccaaatcatgagacattttttgggtttcctatcccttttaagcaaaattggtaatagaaggaaattggaaacaaatgtttaaaaatgtatgtcctatctgaatcatacaagaaaacaatttgggtttcacatccctttattaGCCAAACTCAACCCGatgtttgccttatttggatgagccaatctgagctttagtctgcagacaacaagggttGTCTCATCATAGAGTtattataaagtgaattgttttgcagttgttatctgataaagccatttAGAGACAGATATAGCGcagttaggggtcaatttatcaaaggcttcgcaagcctttcgacccactacggctgcaggttctcacaagagaacctgtacgcagtatttaacaagcagaggtcatcagaccgctgcttccctaatctttggCCACCTCTAaattggcgaaattcaatctctgcggtctagtccaaCTAGGGTGATTGACAGCTActgcccatgcgtgattggctgtgcaggaggcaggattgcatgcaagcgcaaaatagcgctcgtgtgcaatgctaaattcaggccgccagaggcgagctgcgacaGACATTGGCGCTGATGGGCGCCCCTGTctacctcagcttgataaatcgccctcttAGCATTGAGAAGTTAGCATGTTACATTCCAAGCTCTGAGAAATAAATTGCTacatttttaaagcaaaataagtcatgaaactatattgcagagttgtttatgcataactaaacatgtaATCAAAATAATGTAGGTACCAAATATTTTATTAGTCATACttgatataatataaaaaaaaaaccataggtGCCAAAAGTAAATTTCTAGGATCTGTTCAATTCTTTCTCCCATGATTTTTGAAATTGTACGTACCACTGTATACTGGCATTCATATGTGTATGAGAAAATATTTACCAGTCAATGGTGGGGTGTTCTATTGGCACAGGGGGCATTAGAGGCCCTGACCCTTATGCCAAAAATTTTTTGGTTCAAGAATTTGGGAGACAAAATTCTTTAGTTTTCAAGCATTTACAATTTTTTGGAATGATCTTTTTTGCTTTCTTATGCGCCTTTGCTAAATGGTGggaaagatcaaaattgaaatgtgcacggataaaagtaaatttttaaatagtatttctttgcaatatacttcccagTGTTCTGCACAGAAAATGTTGGCATCTGGGTGGGGGGTAGTATAATACTTATATTACACCATTTTCTGCTGTTCAAAGCAGAAAATAATTTAACAAACTTTTAATTAGaatttgagcaataaacattgaaacCTGTtgctagctaattttagcttattttTGGCTAAAATTTGAGCTAGTTGGTAAGTAAAATCAACCAGGTGGTGCATCCATTATTAAAAAAGGTTCTGCAGAGACCACCGCTTCCATTGGCAAAAAGGCTTGTCTtttagcagcatatgcacatatgctgtgaagacCAGTGCACCAGTATAACACCTCAGAGTCAGCAATGGCTTGTATGATACGAATTGTCTTCAcaaacaccactgccagctcttccGAGCTTGATTACTGGTGCATATCGGCCCTAACAGTATATGTGCGTTTGCCACAGAAAAAACGTAAACGtgttctagaagcatttttgctaatggaagtatattccaAAAATGTTTCTGTTTAACTTTGAAATTCACTGATTAGACATTTCAATTTTGGCCTTTCTGTCCATTTAAAGTGCTGTGATTTGAATATATTGgtgtattacactatataataaCTTGTGCAGTGTTGCAAGCCAAGCAAAACCACCAGGGTACAAATCTTTCCATAATGGTACAGCTTGCACTCTGTCAGATAAAATGCATGTGGTCTGTACTATATGTATAGTTATTTAATCGGTGTTTACATGCAACTAAAGCGTTTTGATTAGCCCTTTTTAGTTGTTTACACTTgtttctttaatatttattttaaaggtgtgttttttttttttaagtttcaataaACTTTCCTTTATCTATTCCCTTTTTTGAGTGCAAATAGGCGAATATAAGTGCACACAATGGCTGTTTGGTATATAACAGTTATTTTGTCACTGAGGTGGTGATAACTatacagcataatgccaactgTCCCGCATGGTTATTGGCTAAGAGCTGGAAACGTCACCTCGTtggaaaaaaaatagtgttttGCCGGGGGAGGCCCAAAGACACTCTGTGCATACGcggcaggcaaataaaggaactttcagcattaaagggatagagtagtcaaaaataagctttcatgattcagatagagcatacaatttgatgcaactttctaatttactcctattaatttttctttgttcctttcttatctttatttaaaaaacttgaaagtaagattaggagccagcccatttttggttcagcacctgggtagcgcttgctgattggatggctacatttgctgaaccaaaaatgagccggcttctaagcttacattccagcgttttaaaataaagataccaagtgaacaaagaaaaattgataataggagtaaattagaaagttgcttaaaattgctgctctatctaaatcgtgaaactttaattttgactatactatccctttaagtattttatacttcataactgaaagtccTCATTATTTGTAGCACTGATAAATCCTAGAGTTTCTGAAAcactaggatttgccatcactttacaGAATTAAAACAgatgtttactttttttaattgtaAACCCTTTGCATTCATAGAAGTGATTAATCATTAGTAACTTAAGTTCTGGCTGCTTGGTATAATTTgttttacaacccccccccccccaagggccAGCAATATCAGATGCAGCTCTGCTCCTTGCCTTTTGTCTGACATGATGTAACCACAACAAAGTTAAGGAGGTGCAGGATCTGTTCCGTGCCCAGTGATCCCCATTCCTAGCCCTGGCTTTTGCTGCTGCCTTTATTACTTATGAGTACTGCTTGCCAGGGCTAGAAGTGAGAGGGGTGTACTGTCCAATACGCTCAGCCTCAACATGGGGAATGTTAGCACCGAGCGTAGGCTAGGCCCATGTTAGTGATCCTAATATGACTAATATCTGAACCTAGTCTTCATATGGCAGACAATGCTCAAGCATTCTAGACTGTAAACCTTCCATGCTATCGCCAGCCTTGTGACGTCAGTAGGCCACGGGAAGGAggcaaattttattttattgtgcaaTGGAAGAGCAGTCGCCATATCATTGTTTTCCGTTAGAGATGCCAGCTGCACATTGGCGCACTTTTTTTCTGCCTAGAATGTCCCATTTTTCCAGTTGCTGTGTTGACCTGTCACCTGGTATATGCCAAGATGTGATGTAGTAGACCATTTTCTTGAGGTCCTTGTCATCTTTCTGTAGTGATTAGTACagggggtcaacaaatctgtttaaaatttaggagacggtgtggcatttgtatatagataaatgAAGAATAActgaaaaagttaggagccagtcaAATTCCTTTTGACTAGTGGCTCCTGATTTTGTTGAGCCCTACATTGGTACAAGCAATTTCCAAATCTTTCTCTATGAAACATTGGGAGATATGCAAATcatttcagacttttttttttttttcttttttttttagatatatatgtaacatttttttttttgatagtttACATAGATTACATGTTTCTTTAGTTTTGAGAGGTTTGTGTTAAAGGTTATAAGCAAAATAAACCATAGCAATAATAGTTGTTAGTTTTATGCATTACATCTAAACCAGTCctctgacctccctaacaggccagagtttaaaaggatattaaacccaattttttttttctttcatgatttggaaagagaatgtaattttaaagaactttgtaatttacttattatctgttgcttcattctcttgtcatcctttgctgaaaagtatatctggaTAGGCTTAGTATCTgttgactggtggctgcatatagatgcattgtgtgattggcttatccatatgcattgctatttcttcagcaaaggatatctaaagaatgaagcaagtttgataatagttagagccagacagatagctcagcatgctaaggcactgtggctgagctctgtagcaacccaagggttccaGGTTCGATCCCagacgaggtccactcagcctttcatccttccgaggtagataaaatgagctgcgccttgagacccttatgggtgattagccgcgctttacaactatacaatacaataatagaagtaaattggaatgatgtttaaaattgtattctctacctgaatcatgaaagaaaaaaattaggtttagtgtccctttaaagatatctgAATTGGAGCACAGGCTGATTAGTAAAAAATAGTTAACCGGCTCTCACCCATAGTAATCCTGAGAATCtgccctgttagggaggcctaaggaaaggtttgaaaacccatGATCTAAAGGGACACTGCTCTAAGAAATGCTCTGTGTGCATGGAAACTCAATACCAGTGACCAGAACCTGCACTCTAATGCTGTCAGTGTGTGTACTGCAGGGTCACTACACCAGCTTATTTCCTAAACAATAAATCAAATAGTCTGTCCCTTTTATTAAACCCAaatgctttctttcatgattcagatagagcagcagttttaagcaactttctaatttactcctattagcaaattattatttttgttctcttggtatctttatttaaaaagcaggaatgtaaagcttaggagccagcccattttaggtttagaaccctggatagtgcttgcttattggtggctacatttagccaccaataagcaagcgtaacccaagtTCTTAACCaagaatgggctggctcctaagctttatctGACCTCTATTTTGTATGTAGATCTCACAAAATACTACTTAAttgcataactgtgtgtgtgtatatatatatatatgtgtgtatatatatatatatatatatatatatatatatatatatatatatatatatatatatatatatatatatatatatatatatatatatatctatatatatatctatatatatatctatatatatatctatatatatatatatatatatatatatatatatatatatatatatatatatatatatatatatatatatatatatatatatatatatatatatatatctctctatccagCTTAATGTCCATGTCATGCAGCAGTCTCTCTTTATATTTTgggttaaaaactatttttttctctctccttcttagCCTTGGAGAGTTTGGGCTTTGGCTCCTACATCAGCGAGGTAAAAGAAGTCTTACAAGAATGCAAAAAGGTGGCATTATCGAGACGAAAAGCGAGTTCTCGTCTAGAAAATCTTGGAATTCCAGAAGAAGAGCTTCTACGGCAACAGCAAGAATTATTTGCAAAAGTAAGTATTTTGTTTGTCTAGTTTTGGTCCCATGGTTTTACCATTGAACGCAATATTATTACATTTCTGTTAATCATTGTCAGACTAACCCCACTGTTACTGtgcttttaaatttatattttttactcccccccccccctaatttttcctttatttttataatttcaaatgtttttgAACCCACCACTTATACTGAAagtataaatacttaaagggacagtctaccccagaatatttgttttaaaagatagataatccctttattacccattccctagttttgcataaccaacatagttttattaatactttttacctctgtgattatcttgtatctaagcctctgcaaactgccccctattttatt
This portion of the Bombina bombina isolate aBomBom1 chromosome 10, aBomBom1.pri, whole genome shotgun sequence genome encodes:
- the DR1 gene encoding protein Dr1 — protein: MASSSGNDDDLTIPRAAINKMIKETLPNVRVANDARELVVNCCTEFIHLISSEANEICNKSEKKTISPEHVIQALESLGFGSYISEVKEVLQECKKVALSRRKASSRLENLGIPEEELLRQQQELFAKARQQQAELAQQEWLQMQQAAQLAAASASASNQAGSSQDEDDDDI